A part of Scleropages formosus chromosome 3, fSclFor1.1, whole genome shotgun sequence genomic DNA contains:
- the LOC108925938 gene encoding adhesion G protein-coupled receptor E2-like — protein sequence MKSMADIDECETDPGICGPEAVCENTVGSYTCTCYVGYSVSPEGSMASATNPCQGPSFSSSAQALQMSMLNSIQQDIMNSTNISLPLEAVSNILEMTVNMSANVVSNSGEGGGSAEVGSVLLKISEKLVSTFVPHTQTPFNKTMKTPVLEADIQTIGPERPSNLTAVHLLAVKENIVSINLSAVADKSNGSAALMFMSLTGLDTFLSAQYFKSENATQMYSDVVSATLLWTNNTGLPEPVNFTLHHKVGPSENGLVTCVYWEESGDVKHWSTEGCMAIVSDGNSTICTCTHLSTFAVILQTEKAVQKEDPLLEWVNLVCMCVGLTFLGLAVLTFLFCTWNPKVNNTARLHLSLTLFLAYLLFLVGLNRTNNALVCSAIAGLLHFLFLSSFVWMFLETLQLFLLVRGLTKVQAIQKEGLKKRYLLLIGYGTPLVVVGVSARVLPSGYGSGDKCWLNTEKGFIWSFLGPVCVILCVNCVLFCVILWTLQPTLTSMKSGISQAKDTRLIVFKILAQSIILGCAWILGFFQSSTLLQYLFVIVNSQQGTFIFIVHCLFNKEVREEYVKWLACLCRVERPNESPQPSVSTYSARDCVVTD from the exons ATATTGACGAGTGTGAAACAGATCCAGGTATCTGTGGTCCTGAGGCGGTCTGTGAAAATACTGTTGGGTCCTACACTTGTACATGCTATGTGGGATACTCTGTCAGTCCAGAGGGATCCATGGCCAGTGCCACTAACCCCTGCCAAGGTCCGAGTTTCTCCAGCTCT GCCCAGGCTTTGCAGATGTCCATGCTGAACAGCATCCAGCAAGACATTATGAACAGCACCAACATAAGTCTACCTCTGGAG GCTGTAAGCAACATCTTGGAAATGACTGTGAACATGTCAGCCAACGTTGTCAGTAACAGTGGGGAGGGTGGTGGAAGTGCAGAAGTAGGCAGTGTGCTGCTGAAGATCTCAGAGAAACTCGTGTCCACCTTTGTACCACACACCCAAACCCCGTTCAACAAGACCATGAAGACACCTGTTTTGG AAGCTGACATTCAAACTATAGGTCCAGAAAGACCTTCGAACCTGACTGCAGTTCATTTGCTTGCGGTGAAGGAAAACATAGTGTCAATTAACCTTTCAGCAGTTGCAGATAAAAGCAATG GATCAGCAGCTCTGATGTTCATGTCCCTGACTGGATTAGACACATTCCTGAGTGCCCAGTACTTTAAATCCGAGAATGCCACGCAGATGTACTCTGATGTCGTTTCTGCCACCCTACTTTGGACAAATAACACAGGCCTTCCAGAGCCTGTCAACTTCACCCTCCACCACAAGGTA GGGCCCTCAGAGAATGGACTGGTGACTTGTGTGTACTGGGAAGAGAGTGGTGATGTGAAGCACTGGTCCACAGAGGGCTGCATGGCCATCGTCTCGGATGGAAACAGCACCATCTGCACCTGCACCCACCTATCTACCTTTGCTGTCATCCTGCAGACTGAGAAG GCAGTGCAAAAAGAGGACCCTTTGTTGGAGTGGGTCAACCTGGTCTGCATGTGTGTTGGCCTGACATTCCTTGGTCTTGCTGTCCTCACCTTCCTCTTTTGCACCTGGAACCCAAAGGTCAACAATACAGCTCGTCTCCACCTCAGTCTCACCCTCTTCCTGGCCTACCTGCTCTTCCTGGTGGGCCTGAATCGCACAAATAATGCA CTTGTGTGCTCTGCTATAGCTGGGCTGCTGCACTTTCTGTTCCTGTCCAGCTTTGTGTGGATGTTCCTGGAGACACTGCAGCTCTTCCTATTGGTCAGGGGTCTGACCAAGGTACAGGCCATCCAGAAGGAGGGGCTGAAGAAGCGTTACCTTTTGCTCATAGGCTATGGTACTCCCCTAGTTGTGGTGGGAGTTTCGGCGAGAGTCTTACCTTCCGGTTATGGCAGTGGAGATAA GTGCTGGCTAAACACTGAAAAGGGCTTCATATGGAGTTTCTTAGGTCCAGTATGTGTTATTCTTTGT GTTAATTGCGTCCTGTTCTGTGTAATTCTCTGGACCCTACAGCCAACACTAACCAGTATGAAGAGTGGTATTTCCCAGGCAAAGGAtaccag ACTGATTGTTTTCAAAATCCTGGCCCAGTCCATCATCCTAGGCTGTGCTTGGATCCTGGGATTCTTCCAGAGCAGCACTTTGTTGCAGTACCTCTTTGTCATTGTCAACTCGCAGCAAGGGACCTTCATCTTCATCGTCCACTGTTTGTTCAACAAGGAG GTACGAGAGGAGTATGTGAAGTGGCTTGCATGCTTGTGCAGAGTGGAGAGGCCAAATGAAAGCCCACAGCCCTCTGTTTCTACATATTCTGCCAGGGACTGTGTGGTAACAGACTGA